In Curtobacterium sp. L6-1, a genomic segment contains:
- a CDS encoding rhodanese-like domain-containing protein — protein MGAVEVDLAEVLRRVADGAPLIDVREQAEWDDVHAPQATLLPMSELQERWSEVPSDDEHPAVVVCHSGYRSAQVVAALERAGVPAVSLAGGMVAWEQGGEPVVRGGAASAADGERGHEH, from the coding sequence ATGGGCGCCGTCGAGGTCGACCTCGCCGAGGTCCTCCGTCGCGTCGCCGACGGTGCACCGCTCATCGACGTGCGCGAGCAGGCGGAGTGGGACGACGTCCACGCCCCGCAGGCCACGCTCCTGCCGATGTCGGAGCTGCAGGAACGTTGGTCGGAGGTGCCGTCCGACGACGAGCACCCCGCCGTCGTCGTCTGCCACAGCGGCTACCGCTCCGCGCAGGTCGTCGCGGCGCTCGAGCGTGCGGGCGTCCCCGCCGTCAGCCTCGCGGGCGGCATGGTCGCCTGGGAGCAGGGCGGCGAGCCCGTCGTCCGCGGGGGAGCCGCCTCCGCCGCTGACGGCGAACGTGGTCACGAGCACTGA
- a CDS encoding YebC/PmpR family DNA-binding transcriptional regulator → MSGHSKWATTKHKKAVIDQRRAKSFAKLIKNIEVAAKMGGADMSGNPTLVDAVQKAKKTSVPNDNIDRAVKRGAGLTGESIEYTTIMYEGYGPNGVALLIECLTDNKNRAAAEVRTAMSRNGGTMADPGSVAYNFNRKGVISVTKTDGLSEDDVMTAVLDAGVEDVIDQGGGFEVITEASDLVGARTALQDAGIDYDSADAEFVPNLKVEVDADTARKVFKLIDALEDSDDVQNVYANFDVPADVQAELDEDDEE, encoded by the coding sequence GTGTCCGGGCATTCCAAGTGGGCAACGACCAAGCACAAGAAGGCGGTCATCGACCAGCGCCGTGCGAAGTCGTTCGCCAAGCTCATCAAGAACATCGAGGTCGCGGCGAAGATGGGCGGCGCCGACATGTCGGGCAACCCGACGCTCGTCGACGCGGTCCAGAAGGCCAAGAAGACCTCGGTGCCGAACGACAACATCGACCGCGCCGTCAAGCGCGGTGCCGGCCTGACCGGTGAGTCGATCGAGTACACGACGATCATGTACGAGGGCTACGGCCCGAACGGCGTCGCGCTGCTCATCGAGTGCCTCACGGACAACAAGAACCGTGCGGCGGCCGAGGTCCGGACGGCGATGTCCCGCAACGGCGGCACCATGGCCGACCCGGGCAGCGTCGCCTACAACTTCAACCGCAAGGGCGTCATCTCGGTCACGAAGACCGACGGCCTCAGCGAGGACGACGTCATGACGGCCGTGCTCGACGCCGGCGTCGAGGACGTCATCGACCAGGGCGGCGGCTTCGAGGTCATCACCGAGGCCTCCGACCTCGTCGGCGCACGCACCGCGCTGCAGGACGCCGGGATCGACTACGACTCGGCCGACGCCGAGTTCGTGCCGAACCTCAAGGTGGAGGTCGACGCCGACACCGCCCGCAAGGTGTTCAAGCTCATCGACGCGCTCGAGGACAGCGACGACGTGCAGAACGTCTACGCCAACTTCGACGTGCCGGCGGACGTGCAGGCCGAGCTCGACGAGGACGACGAGGAGTAG
- the ruvA gene encoding Holliday junction branch migration protein RuvA yields the protein MIASLRGTCIDVAGSTAVVEVGGVGYAVTVTPAHALTMRHGSEVFVRTALIVRDDAFELFGFESTDALRVFDLLRSVSGVGPKSALGVLGQMSAAQVANAVANDDDAAFRKVSGIGPKTAKLIIVALAGKLAAFEAPAAGGAAPSGVAHPASEDVVIALVGLGWREDAARSAVDDAVANEPGVEQMGTQALLRAALGTLRPAGAGR from the coding sequence ATGATCGCGAGTCTCCGGGGCACCTGCATCGACGTCGCCGGGTCGACCGCCGTGGTGGAGGTCGGGGGAGTCGGCTACGCCGTCACCGTGACCCCGGCCCACGCCCTGACGATGCGGCACGGGTCCGAGGTGTTCGTCCGCACGGCGCTGATCGTCCGTGACGACGCGTTCGAGCTGTTCGGCTTCGAGTCCACGGACGCGTTGCGCGTCTTCGACCTGCTGCGGAGCGTCTCCGGCGTCGGGCCGAAGTCCGCGCTCGGCGTCCTCGGGCAGATGTCGGCGGCGCAGGTCGCGAATGCCGTGGCGAACGACGACGACGCCGCCTTCCGCAAGGTCTCCGGCATCGGCCCGAAGACCGCGAAGCTCATCATCGTCGCCCTCGCCGGCAAGCTCGCCGCGTTCGAGGCGCCCGCTGCCGGCGGCGCGGCACCGTCCGGCGTCGCGCACCCGGCGTCCGAAGACGTCGTCATCGCACTCGTCGGCCTCGGCTGGCGCGAGGACGCCGCCCGGTCGGCCGTCGACGACGCCGTCGCGAACGAGCCGGGTGTCGAGCAGATGGGCACGCAGGCGCTCCTCCGCGCCGCCCTCGGCACGCTCCGACCCGCCGGGGCCGGCCGATGA
- a CDS encoding RelA/SpoT family protein, protein MTDTRESSQPDAGAASRPGEGSLPGSSPRPSSPPLGSTTTGNLGSLRSLLPRLFSRAQPAGAVDTLIRTVRSHHPKADTTLIERAYSVAERAHDGQKRKSGEPYITHPVAVAQILADLGIGTITIAAALLHDTVEDTDYQLDQLREDFGDEIAMLVDGVTKLDKVKYGDSAQAETVRKMVIAMSKDIRVLVIKLADRLHNARTWGFVESASATRKAKETLEIYAPLAHRLGIQMIKLELEDLSFAVLHPKLYVEIDSLVKERQPKREQFVQNVTGTLKKDLKAAKIRGDVMGRPKQYYSIYQKMIVRGREFDEIYDLVGIRVLVPTVRDCYAMLGAVHARWTPLPGRFKDYIATPKFNLYQSLHTSVLGPQGRAVEIQIRTHEMHQRAEFGVAAHWKYKQRVTGRDAETSTQSDQDMAWLAHITDWQAETSDPAEFLDSLRYEIGAKETYVFTPQGKVIGLPAGATPVDFAYAVHTEIGHRTMGAKVNGRLVPLESQLSSGDVVEIFTSKNPDSGPSQDWLTFVRSPRARNKIKQWFTKERREEAIEQGRDAIARAMRKQNLPLQRIMSQDTISEVASAMRYDDVSALYAAVGEGHVSSQSVIEKALGSIQTETETDEPELSFPRHVTSRQLRNSDSGVLVRGAPDILVKLAKCCTPVPGDQIVGFITRGQGVSVHQASCTNVKSLMNEPDRMIEVEWAPSSKSVFLVQIQIEALDRSGLLSDVTRVLTDHHVNILSATVSTSSDRLALSRFVFEMGDTTHLDRVLNAVRRIDAVYDVYRVSAG, encoded by the coding sequence ATGACCGACACGCGTGAGTCCTCGCAGCCGGACGCCGGCGCTGCCTCCCGTCCCGGAGAGGGATCGCTGCCCGGGTCGTCACCGCGGCCGTCGAGTCCGCCGCTGGGCTCCACCACCACCGGCAACCTGGGGTCCCTCCGGTCGTTGCTGCCGCGGCTGTTCTCCCGCGCTCAGCCCGCCGGCGCCGTCGACACCCTGATCCGCACGGTGCGCTCGCACCACCCGAAGGCGGACACGACGCTCATCGAGCGCGCCTACTCGGTCGCCGAGCGCGCGCACGACGGGCAGAAGCGCAAGTCCGGCGAGCCGTACATCACGCACCCGGTCGCGGTCGCGCAGATCCTCGCCGACCTGGGCATCGGGACGATCACCATCGCCGCTGCGCTGCTGCACGACACGGTCGAGGACACCGACTACCAGCTCGACCAGCTGCGCGAGGACTTCGGTGACGAGATCGCGATGCTCGTCGACGGCGTCACGAAGCTCGACAAGGTCAAGTACGGCGACAGCGCCCAGGCCGAGACCGTCCGCAAGATGGTCATCGCGATGTCGAAGGACATCCGCGTCCTGGTGATCAAGCTTGCCGACCGCCTGCACAACGCCCGCACGTGGGGCTTCGTCGAGTCCGCCTCTGCCACGCGCAAGGCGAAGGAGACGCTCGAGATCTACGCGCCGCTCGCGCACCGGCTCGGCATCCAGATGATCAAGCTGGAGCTCGAGGACCTCTCGTTCGCGGTGTTGCACCCGAAGCTCTACGTCGAGATCGACAGTCTGGTCAAGGAACGGCAGCCGAAGCGCGAGCAGTTCGTGCAGAACGTGACCGGCACGCTGAAGAAGGACCTCAAGGCGGCGAAGATCCGCGGCGACGTGATGGGGCGTCCGAAGCAGTACTACTCGATCTACCAGAAGATGATCGTCCGCGGGCGTGAGTTCGACGAGATCTACGACCTGGTCGGCATCCGTGTCCTCGTGCCGACCGTCCGCGACTGCTACGCCATGCTCGGCGCCGTGCACGCCCGGTGGACGCCGCTGCCCGGTCGCTTCAAGGACTACATCGCGACGCCGAAGTTCAACCTGTACCAGTCGCTGCACACCTCGGTCCTCGGTCCCCAGGGCCGTGCGGTCGAGATCCAGATCCGCACGCACGAGATGCACCAGCGTGCCGAGTTCGGTGTCGCCGCGCACTGGAAGTACAAGCAGCGCGTCACCGGTCGTGACGCCGAGACCTCCACGCAGTCCGACCAGGACATGGCGTGGCTGGCGCACATCACCGACTGGCAGGCGGAGACGAGCGACCCGGCCGAGTTCCTCGACTCGCTGCGGTACGAGATCGGTGCCAAGGAGACGTACGTCTTCACCCCGCAGGGCAAGGTCATCGGGCTGCCCGCCGGCGCGACCCCGGTCGACTTCGCCTACGCGGTGCACACCGAGATCGGCCACCGCACCATGGGGGCGAAGGTCAACGGTCGGCTGGTGCCCCTCGAGAGCCAGCTGTCGAGCGGTGACGTCGTGGAGATCTTCACGTCGAAGAACCCCGACTCCGGGCCGAGCCAGGACTGGCTGACCTTCGTCCGCAGCCCCCGTGCGCGGAACAAGATCAAGCAGTGGTTCACCAAGGAACGCCGCGAAGAAGCGATCGAGCAGGGCCGCGACGCGATCGCGCGGGCGATGCGGAAGCAGAACCTCCCGCTGCAGCGCATCATGAGCCAGGACACCATCTCCGAGGTCGCGTCGGCGATGCGGTACGACGACGTGTCGGCGCTCTACGCGGCCGTCGGCGAGGGCCACGTGTCCAGTCAGTCGGTCATCGAGAAGGCACTCGGCAGCATCCAGACGGAGACCGAGACCGACGAGCCGGAGCTCTCGTTCCCGCGGCACGTCACGAGTCGGCAGCTCCGGAACAGCGACAGCGGCGTGCTCGTGCGCGGTGCACCGGACATCCTGGTCAAGCTCGCGAAGTGCTGCACACCGGTCCCCGGTGACCAGATCGTGGGGTTCATCACGCGCGGTCAGGGCGTCTCGGTGCACCAGGCGTCGTGCACGAACGTCAAGTCGCTCATGAACGAGCCCGACCGGATGATCGAGGTCGAGTGGGCCCCGTCGTCAAAGTCGGTGTTCCTCGTGCAGATCCAGATCGAGGCACTCGACCGGTCCGGGCTGCTGAGCGACGTGACCCGCGTGCTGACCGACCACCACGTGAACATCCTGTCCGCCACGGTGTCCACGTCGTCCGACCGTCTGGCGCTGTCACGGTTCGTGTTCGAGATGGGCGACACGACCCACCTCGACCGCGTGCTCAACGCCGTCCGCCGGATCGACGCCGTCTACGACGTGTACCGGGTCAGCGCGGGCTGA
- a CDS encoding preprotein translocase subunit YajC: MDQYFLIIIIVAFAAFMFYSSRKRKKQQSETASQMVPGARVMLSFGLYGTLVSVDDEKVTADVEVAPGTVITVHRQTLSRVVPEETPDAVDTTTEPETEHVTELNGEPIYGERVEDVDTTKRKTED, from the coding sequence ATGGACCAGTACTTCCTCATCATCATCATCGTGGCGTTCGCGGCCTTCATGTTCTACAGCAGCCGCAAGCGCAAGAAGCAGCAGTCGGAGACCGCCAGCCAGATGGTGCCCGGTGCCCGCGTCATGCTCTCCTTCGGCCTCTACGGCACGCTCGTGTCGGTCGACGACGAGAAGGTCACCGCAGACGTCGAGGTCGCACCCGGCACCGTGATCACGGTGCACCGCCAGACCCTGTCCCGCGTCGTCCCGGAGGAGACCCCGGACGCCGTCGACACCACGACCGAGCCCGAGACGGAGCACGTCACGGAGCTCAACGGCGAGCCGATCTACGGCGAGCGGGTCGAGGACGTCGACACGACGAAGCGCAAGACCGAAGACTGA
- a CDS encoding ROK family protein, producing the protein MSSTTSSSLALAVDLGGTKVEAALVTDQGVVLPATRHRSPTGAGRTSEELQAAVDEVVVATLATLPADATLVGVGIGSAGPVDEEHGLVSPLNMPVWRGYPLRDRIAAHVPDGVPVTLRMDGLAITLAEHWVGAAQGSNHVMGMIVSTGVGGGLILHGRTVSGPTGNAGHIGHVECGGYDDPCACGGTGCLEAVASGPKTVAWARRQGFAGSTGEELAAAYAAGDEIAVAAVARSGRALGQAIAAATSLVDLEVVAIGGGFSHVSPDLFEYARQAVAERVEFPFVTKVRIVPTGLSQDGPLIGAAALVHRADVLR; encoded by the coding sequence ATGTCCAGCACCACCTCCTCGTCCCTCGCCCTCGCCGTCGACCTCGGGGGGACCAAGGTCGAGGCGGCCCTGGTCACCGACCAGGGCGTCGTCCTGCCGGCCACCCGGCACCGCAGCCCCACCGGCGCCGGCCGCACCTCCGAGGAGTTGCAGGCCGCGGTGGACGAGGTCGTCGTCGCCACCCTCGCCACCCTGCCCGCGGACGCGACGTTGGTGGGCGTCGGCATCGGCTCGGCCGGGCCGGTCGACGAGGAGCACGGTCTCGTCTCCCCGCTCAACATGCCGGTCTGGCGGGGCTACCCGCTGCGCGACCGGATCGCCGCCCACGTGCCGGACGGCGTGCCCGTGACCCTCCGCATGGACGGCCTGGCGATCACGCTCGCCGAGCACTGGGTCGGCGCAGCGCAGGGCTCCAACCACGTCATGGGGATGATCGTGTCGACCGGCGTCGGCGGCGGCCTCATCTTGCACGGCCGCACCGTCAGCGGCCCGACCGGCAACGCCGGGCACATCGGACACGTCGAGTGCGGCGGGTACGACGACCCGTGCGCCTGCGGCGGCACCGGCTGCCTGGAGGCGGTGGCCAGCGGCCCGAAGACCGTCGCGTGGGCGCGCCGCCAGGGATTCGCCGGCAGCACCGGCGAGGAGCTCGCGGCCGCGTACGCCGCCGGGGACGAGATCGCGGTCGCGGCGGTCGCGCGGAGCGGTCGGGCCCTCGGGCAGGCGATCGCGGCGGCGACGAGCCTGGTCGACCTGGAGGTCGTGGCGATCGGCGGCGGCTTCTCCCACGTCTCCCCCGACCTGTTCGAGTACGCGCGGCAGGCCGTCGCGGAGCGGGTCGAGTTCCCCTTCGTGACCAAGGTGCGGATCGTGCCGACGGGGTTGTCGCAGGACGGGCCGCTCATCGGTGCCGCGGCGCTCGTCCACCGGGCGGACGTCCTGCGCTGA
- a CDS encoding type IV toxin-antitoxin system AbiEi family antitoxin gives MPSDRLVTTDGWPEAELRAAVLAGDLVAVGACWASVAEPQDPALRAASYGWSVSDPRLVAAGLSAAWIWGACSRPPLPHDCCVPAVERFRRRGAWTAVREIALRADEVVGPAGVRVLTPEATALDLLRTRRRFGDADAEAVRGLVAVAGVDAGRLEALLARSERLPMGRQAQRRFRASGLGGRASGANGHAAGARGPGGSGSVVNGPGGSSPVVTGPGLGGAFARDPVGPT, from the coding sequence GTGCCCTCCGACCGCCTCGTCACGACGGACGGCTGGCCGGAGGCCGAGCTCCGCGCCGCCGTGCTCGCCGGAGACCTCGTCGCGGTCGGGGCCTGCTGGGCCTCCGTCGCCGAGCCGCAGGACCCGGCCCTCCGCGCGGCATCGTACGGGTGGTCGGTCAGCGACCCCCGGCTCGTCGCGGCCGGACTGAGCGCCGCCTGGATCTGGGGTGCGTGCTCGCGTCCTCCGCTCCCCCACGACTGCTGCGTCCCCGCCGTCGAACGTTTCCGCCGTCGCGGTGCCTGGACGGCCGTCCGGGAGATCGCGCTGCGTGCCGACGAGGTCGTCGGACCCGCCGGGGTGCGCGTGCTCACGCCGGAGGCCACCGCGCTCGACCTGCTCCGCACGCGACGCCGGTTCGGCGACGCGGACGCGGAGGCCGTCCGGGGCCTGGTCGCCGTCGCCGGGGTCGACGCCGGCCGCCTGGAGGCACTGCTCGCGCGGTCCGAGCGCCTCCCGATGGGACGGCAGGCGCAGCGGCGGTTCCGCGCGAGCGGGCTCGGTGGGCGTGCGTCGGGAGCGAACGGGCACGCTGCGGGCGCGCGCGGGCCCGGTGGCAGCGGCTCGGTCGTGAACGGACCCGGTGGCAGCAGCCCGGTCGTGACCGGACCCGGCCTGGGCGGGGCGTTCGCGAGAGACCCGGTCGGACCGACCTGA
- the ruvC gene encoding crossover junction endodeoxyribonuclease RuvC — MLRVLGVDPGLTRCGVGVVEVTPDRRARLVHVTVVRTPADMALELRLLAIAEGIAEQIDAHRPDAVAVERVFAQANVRTVMGTAQASGLALHAAAARGLPVGLHTPSEVKAAITGYGNADKRQVQAMVARVLGLAEAPKPADAADALALAVCHAWRLGSPDAVSTGPQTLTPAQRAWRDAQAGAAGRTASSPLARSGGARTSAVRPRLGA; from the coding sequence GTGCTCCGCGTGCTCGGGGTGGACCCCGGGCTCACCCGGTGCGGCGTCGGCGTGGTCGAGGTCACGCCCGACCGCCGCGCCCGCCTCGTGCACGTGACGGTCGTCCGCACCCCGGCCGACATGGCGCTCGAGCTGCGCCTGCTGGCGATCGCCGAGGGCATCGCCGAGCAGATCGACGCGCACCGTCCCGACGCCGTCGCGGTCGAGCGGGTGTTCGCGCAGGCGAACGTCCGCACCGTGATGGGCACCGCCCAGGCGTCCGGGCTGGCGCTGCACGCCGCCGCGGCGCGCGGGCTGCCGGTCGGACTGCACACCCCGTCCGAGGTCAAGGCCGCCATCACCGGGTACGGCAACGCGGACAAGCGGCAGGTCCAGGCGATGGTGGCGCGGGTCCTCGGCCTGGCCGAGGCCCCGAAGCCGGCCGACGCCGCGGACGCGCTCGCCCTGGCCGTCTGCCACGCCTGGAGGCTCGGCTCGCCCGACGCCGTCAGCACCGGCCCGCAGACCCTCACCCCGGCACAGCGTGCCTGGCGTGACGCGCAGGCCGGAGCGGCGGGCCGGACCGCGTCCTCCCCGCTCGCGCGGAGCGGCGGAGCGAGGACGTCCGCGGTCCGCCCTAGGCTCGGGGCATGA
- the secD gene encoding protein translocase subunit SecD, whose product MARSTPVKKALRSLTWLVIIMAILAGLNTAASILASTSKDASDKWYDGASWVPELALDLQGGTQITLAAQSTEGSAVTSQQLQQAVNIIRQRIDATGVSESEINTQGANNIVVSIPGKPDQQTIQRIEAAAKLTFRPVLYTEAASDSAVGDSGSPSASPTPYSPPASLQATPSAKPTNGSDLAWATPKLQDLYTNYKCSAPDDVTSAPDNEPLVTCDSDGTAKYILGPVEVSGADISNATSGLAATSQGTTTGEWAVNLTFNGAGTKDFATVTNRLVKLAQPQNQFAIVLDGTVITAPTTNSAITNGKAQITGAFTADSSKTLADQLKYGALPINFQVQSNEVISSTLGTAQLVGGLVAGLIGLILVVIYSVIQYRSLAFVTVLSLGVAAALTYLVIAIMSWRVDYRLSLAGVAGLIVAIGITADSFIVYFERIRDELRDGRALESAVETGWKRALRTILASDSVNFLAAVTLYVLAVSDVKGFAFTLLLTTLIDVIVVALFTHPMMQLIARTRFFGEGHKFSGLDPAALGAVYRGRAQFRAPIVDGKRQRSAREAARRQTIAERKAAGSDNGTGNGTGNGKDS is encoded by the coding sequence GTGGCACGATCGACACCCGTCAAGAAGGCGCTTCGCTCGCTCACCTGGTTGGTGATCATCATGGCGATCCTCGCGGGGCTGAACACCGCCGCGTCGATCCTCGCGAGCACGTCGAAGGACGCCTCCGACAAGTGGTACGACGGGGCGAGTTGGGTGCCGGAGCTGGCACTCGACCTGCAGGGCGGGACGCAGATCACGCTCGCGGCGCAGAGCACCGAGGGCTCCGCCGTCACCTCGCAGCAGCTGCAGCAGGCGGTGAACATCATCCGCCAGCGCATCGACGCCACCGGTGTCTCGGAGTCCGAGATCAACACCCAGGGCGCCAACAACATCGTCGTCTCGATCCCCGGCAAGCCCGACCAGCAGACGATCCAGCGCATCGAGGCAGCCGCGAAGCTGACCTTCCGCCCGGTGCTCTACACCGAGGCCGCCTCGGACAGCGCCGTCGGCGACTCCGGTTCGCCGTCCGCGTCGCCGACGCCGTACTCGCCGCCCGCCTCGCTGCAGGCGACCCCGAGCGCGAAGCCGACGAACGGCAGCGACCTCGCCTGGGCGACGCCCAAGCTGCAGGACCTCTACACGAACTACAAGTGCTCGGCCCCGGACGACGTCACGTCGGCACCGGACAACGAGCCGCTCGTCACGTGTGACTCCGACGGCACGGCCAAGTACATCCTCGGCCCCGTCGAGGTGTCCGGTGCGGACATCAGCAACGCCACGTCGGGCCTCGCCGCCACGTCCCAGGGCACGACCACCGGCGAGTGGGCCGTCAACCTGACCTTCAACGGCGCCGGCACGAAGGACTTCGCGACCGTCACGAACCGCCTGGTCAAGCTGGCCCAGCCGCAGAACCAGTTCGCGATCGTCCTCGACGGCACGGTCATCACCGCCCCGACGACGAACTCGGCCATCACCAACGGCAAGGCGCAGATCACCGGTGCCTTCACCGCGGACTCGTCCAAGACGCTCGCCGACCAGCTCAAGTACGGCGCCCTGCCGATCAACTTCCAGGTGCAGTCGAACGAGGTCATCTCGTCGACGCTCGGCACCGCGCAGCTCGTCGGCGGTCTCGTCGCCGGTCTGATCGGTCTGATCCTGGTCGTCATCTACTCGGTCATCCAGTACCGCTCGCTGGCCTTCGTCACGGTCCTGTCCCTCGGGGTGGCCGCGGCGCTGACGTACCTGGTCATCGCGATCATGTCCTGGCGCGTCGACTACCGCCTGTCCCTCGCGGGTGTGGCGGGTCTGATCGTGGCGATCGGCATCACGGCGGACTCGTTCATCGTGTACTTCGAACGCATCCGAGACGAGCTCCGCGACGGTCGTGCCCTCGAGAGCGCGGTCGAGACCGGATGGAAGCGAGCCCTCCGCACGATCCTCGCGTCGGACTCGGTGAACTTCCTCGCGGCGGTCACGCTCTACGTCCTCGCGGTCAGCGACGTCAAGGGCTTCGCGTTCACGCTGCTCCTGACCACCCTGATCGACGTCATCGTGGTGGCGCTCTTCACCCACCCGATGATGCAGCTCATCGCCCGCACCCGGTTCTTCGGCGAGGGCCACAAGTTCAGCGGGCTCGACCCGGCCGCCCTCGGCGCGGTGTACCGCGGTCGCGCGCAGTTCCGTGCGCCGATCGTGGACGGCAAGCGCCAGCGCAGCGCTCGTGAGGCCGCGCGTCGCCAGACCATCGCCGAGCGCAAGGCCGCCGGCTCCGACAACGGCACGGGCAACGGCACCGGCAACGGGAAGGACAGCTGA
- the ruvB gene encoding Holliday junction branch migration DNA helicase RuvB: MSGGITAADAQSPEELAFEGALRPKSLDEFVGQRKVRGQLDLLLKAAAMQDRTPDHILMAGPPGLGKTTLAMIVAHESNRPLRMSSGPAIQHAGDLAAVLSSLMPGEVLFIDEIHRMARSAEEMLYLAMEDFRIDVMVGKGAGATSIPLDLAPFTLVGATTRAGLLPNPLRDRFGFTAHLEFYERDELEQVLIRAAHLLELDFDRYALREIAGRSRGTPRIANRLLRRVRDYALVHGTTDGMAAVQGALELYEVDEYGLDRLDRAVLETMLTRFDGGPVGLNTLAVSVGEESETIESVVEPFLVRIGLVTRTPRGRIATPRAWHHFGLTPGQAAAQPGLFDADGA; encoded by the coding sequence ATGAGCGGCGGGATCACCGCCGCCGACGCCCAGTCGCCCGAGGAGCTCGCCTTCGAGGGCGCGCTCCGACCGAAGTCGCTCGACGAGTTCGTCGGACAGCGCAAGGTCCGCGGGCAGCTCGACCTGCTCCTCAAGGCCGCGGCCATGCAGGACCGCACACCCGACCACATCCTGATGGCCGGTCCGCCCGGGCTCGGCAAGACCACGCTCGCGATGATCGTCGCGCACGAGTCGAACCGGCCCCTGCGCATGTCGAGCGGGCCGGCGATCCAGCACGCGGGCGACCTGGCCGCCGTGCTCTCGTCGCTCATGCCCGGCGAGGTCCTCTTCATCGACGAGATCCACCGCATGGCGCGCTCGGCCGAGGAGATGCTCTACCTGGCGATGGAGGACTTCCGGATCGACGTCATGGTCGGCAAGGGCGCCGGCGCGACGAGCATCCCGCTCGACCTCGCGCCGTTCACCCTCGTCGGTGCCACCACGCGCGCCGGGCTCCTGCCGAACCCGCTCCGCGACCGCTTCGGGTTCACCGCCCACCTCGAGTTCTACGAGCGGGACGAACTCGAGCAGGTCCTCATCCGCGCCGCGCACCTGCTCGAGCTCGACTTCGACCGGTACGCGCTGCGGGAGATCGCGGGCCGGTCCCGTGGCACGCCCCGCATCGCGAACCGTCTGCTCCGCCGGGTGCGGGACTACGCCCTGGTCCACGGCACGACGGACGGCATGGCCGCGGTGCAGGGCGCGCTCGAGCTCTACGAGGTCGACGAGTACGGCCTCGACCGACTCGACCGCGCCGTGCTCGAGACGATGCTGACCCGTTTCGACGGCGGCCCGGTGGGGCTGAACACCCTCGCGGTGTCGGTCGGCGAGGAGTCCGAGACGATCGAGTCGGTCGTGGAACCGTTCCTCGTCCGCATCGGGCTGGTGACGCGGACCCCGCGGGGCCGGATCGCGACGCCGCGTGCCTGGCACCACTTCGGGCTCACGCCCGGACAGGCCGCCGCGCAGCCGGGGTTGTTCGACGCCGACGGAGCGTGA
- the secF gene encoding protein translocase subunit SecF, with protein MASFSQFGSDLYTGKRSYDIVGRRKTWYIIAIVCIVLSLAIPWLRGGYQLGIEFTGGSEFTISDAKSTDQNLATETVERVVPDVIPRVSQLGQHGIRVQTGQLTNAQTDEIASELADAYQVPDEKVAATFIGATWGADVLAQAIRGLVIFLALAAVFMALYFRTWKMSLAAMTALIHDLLITAGVYGIVGLEVTPAAVIGFLTILGYSLYDTVVVFDKVRENTSIESIRTFKQSVNLAVNQTLVRSINTSIVALLPVAAILFIGSYVLGAGTLRDISLALFIGIIVGTYSTIFLASPMYAHLREKEPKIVASDAKKTQSAAKRPVEAGADV; from the coding sequence ATGGCGAGCTTCAGCCAGTTCGGCAGTGACCTCTACACGGGCAAGCGGTCGTACGACATCGTCGGGCGTCGGAAGACCTGGTACATCATCGCGATCGTGTGCATCGTGCTCTCGCTGGCGATCCCGTGGCTCCGCGGCGGGTACCAGCTCGGCATCGAGTTCACCGGTGGTTCGGAGTTCACGATCTCCGACGCGAAGTCGACGGACCAGAACCTCGCGACCGAGACGGTCGAGCGCGTCGTCCCCGACGTCATCCCGCGCGTCTCGCAGCTCGGCCAGCACGGCATCCGCGTGCAGACCGGGCAGCTGACGAACGCCCAGACCGACGAGATCGCCTCGGAACTCGCCGACGCCTACCAGGTGCCGGACGAGAAGGTCGCCGCGACGTTCATCGGAGCGACCTGGGGTGCCGACGTGCTCGCGCAGGCCATCCGCGGTCTCGTGATCTTCCTGGCCCTGGCGGCCGTCTTCATGGCGCTGTACTTCCGGACGTGGAAGATGTCGCTCGCCGCCATGACCGCCCTCATCCACGACCTCCTCATCACCGCGGGTGTGTACGGCATCGTCGGCCTCGAGGTCACGCCGGCAGCGGTCATCGGGTTCCTGACGATCCTCGGCTACTCGCTGTACGACACCGTCGTGGTGTTCGACAAGGTGCGCGAGAACACGAGCATCGAGTCGATCCGCACGTTCAAGCAGTCGGTGAACCTCGCGGTGAACCAGACCCTCGTGCGCTCGATCAACACGTCCATCGTGGCGCTGCTCCCGGTCGCCGCGATCCTCTTCATCGGGTCGTACGTGCTCGGCGCCGGCACGCTGCGCGACATCTCGCTCGCGCTGTTCATCGGCATCATCGTCGGCACCTACTCGACGATCTTCCTGGCATCGCCGATGTACGCGCACCTCCGCGAGAAGGAGCCCAAGATCGTGGCGTCCGACGCCAAGAAGACGCAGTCCGCGGCGAAGCGTCCGGTCGAGGCCGGGGCGGACGTCTGA